One genomic segment of Komagataella phaffii GS115 chromosome 4, complete sequence includes these proteins:
- a CDS encoding Mitochondrial aldehyde dehydrogenase: MTFAPPLEFEIDLPNGLKYTQPLGLFINNEFVEGVEGKLLPVINPCDETKITQVWEASAADVDRAVDAAEDAFNNSVWATQDPLERGKLMNKLADLIDRDFNILAGIESIDNGKAYTSAQGDVTLAVNYIRSCAGWADKILGNVVDSGNTHLNLVKREPLGVVGQIIPWNFPLLMLAWKLGPALATGNTVVLKTAESTPLSGLYVAKLIKEAGFPPGVVNILSGFGNPAGAAIAAHPRIKKIAFTGSTATGRKIMEAAAKSNLKKVTLELGGKSPNIVFEDADIQKTIHNIILGIFFNSGEVCCAGSRVYIQDTVYEEVLEAFKKETDNVKVGGPFEEGVFQGPQTSELQLNRILSYIKHGKDEGARVITGGSRYRNRGYYIKPTIFADVTEDMKIVKEEIFGPVVTITKFSTVDEVVGYANNTNYGLAAGIHTNNLNKAIDVASRIKAGVVWINTYNDFHHMVPFGGYGESGIGRELGAEALDNYTQAKAIRIAYTPEHK; the protein is encoded by the coding sequence ATGACATTTGCTCCTCCCTTAGAATTCGAGATTGACCTTCCTAACGGATTGAAGTACACTCAACCATTGGgactcttcatcaacaatgaGTTTGTTGAAGGTGTAGAGGGAAAGCTCTTACCAGTGATCAATCCTTGTGATGAGACTAAAATAACCCAAGTTTGGGAAGCTTCTGCAGCGGATGTTGACCGTGCTGTTGATGCCGCTGAAGATGCTTTCAACAACTCCGTATGGGCTACTCAGGACCCATTAGAGAGGGGAAAGCTGATGAACAAATTGGCAGACCTTATCGATCGTGACTTCAACATCTTGGCTGGTATCGAATCCATCGACAATGGTAAGGCCTATACCTCTGCCCAGGGTGATGTTACTCTTGCTGTCAACTACATCAGATCCTGTGCTGGATGGGCCGACAAGATTTTGGGAAACGTTGTTGATTCCGGAAACACCCACCTTAACTTGGTTAAAAGAGAGCCATTGGGTGTTGTGGGACAAATTATCCCATGGAACTTTCCTCTCCTGATGTTGGCTTGGAAGTTGGGACCTGCGCTGGCCACAGGTAACACTGTTGTTTTGAAGACTGCCGAGTCTACCCCTCTGTCGGGTTTATACGTTGCCAAATTGATCAAGGAGGCCGGTTTCCCACCTGGTGTGGTTAACATTCTCAGTGGTTTCGGTAACCCAGCTGGAGCTGCCATCGCTGCTCATCCCagaatcaagaagattgcTTTCACCGGATCCACTGCAACAGGCCGTAAGATCATGGAAGCAGCCGCTAAATCTAACCTGAAAAAAGTCACTTTGGAACTAGGTGGTAAATCTCCAAACATTGTGTTTGAAGATGCTGATATCCAGAAGACTATCCATAACATTATTTTGggaatcttcttcaattctggTGAAGTCTGTTGTGCAGGTTCCAGAGTCTACATTCAAGACACTGTGTATGAAGAAGTGCTTGAAGccttcaagaaggagacTGATAACGTTAAGGTTGGTGGACCATTCGAAGAAGGTGTCTTCCAAGGGCCTCAGACCTCTGAGTTGCAACTTAACAGAATCCTTAGTTACATCAAACACGGTAAGGATGAAGGTGCTCGTGTAATTACCGGTGGTTCAAGATACCGTAACCGAGGTTACTACATTAAGCCCACAATTTTTGCTGACGTTACTGAAGACATGAAGATTGTCAAGGAGGAGATTTTTGGTCCTGTGGTTACTATCACTAAGTTCTCTACCGTGGATGAGGTTGTTGGATATGCCAACAACACCAACTATGGTCTAGCTGCTGGTATTCACACAAACAACTTGAACAAAGCCATTGATGTTGCCAGTAGAATCAAGGCGGGTGTCGTTTGGATTAACACCTACAACGATTTCCACCACATGGTTCCTTTCGGAGGTTATGGAGAATCTGGTATTGGCAGAGAGCTTGGTGCTGAGGCTTTGGATAACTACACTCAAGCCAAGGCTATCAGAATTGCTTACACTCCTGAACATAAGTAG